The nucleotide sequence TAGAAGACATAGTTTTGGGTTTTGTCTAGGAAAGCTGAGAAAGACGAATACCATCGATAAGGGTGCTAGGAAGCTCAGTTGAGGAAGCTGTGAATCGAGGTTTAAGAGTAACTTTTAACCAAAGATTGACAACCTAAAGAGGACCAAATGGGTTGATCGAGGAGTCTCCTCGACGAATCtcaacaacaataaaagaaaggaCTTTATACAAATGACTCAGAATCAAGGAAGGGAGATCAATGAGTTTCTTATGATGAAGCATAATGGCCAGGAGCAAGTAGTTGTTTTTCTGAATTTGGACCAATTTTgaacaaaatacaaaaagaatTGAGCCAAAGGAGAGGAAGAGCTACATGTTCACTGTCGAAAACAAGGTCTCCCTCGGAACCCATGTTGTTTCAAATGAAACTCGAAATGGAATTAGACTTGAAGCTGATATTAAAATCATCTTTTGGATAGTCGGTCGACCATGAAACAAACTCACCATCAGTCAGCAAAAGTGGTCAGTGTTAAAACCTCCATCAAAGTCGGACCCATCATTCCATATGAAAAATGAAAGTTGTTGGTAGCAATACACCAAAAACATAGACTCGCCCCTAGCAAAGGAGCCGTGTAGGAAAGATCAAAGGTTGCTAATTTTAGGGCATGAAAGATATTGATAGCTTTCCAAACAAGTTTATACACTGGTGCAAGTCAGAACATCCAGTATGAAAAGTAAAAACTCAAATTTCTAGGGAGAGTAGTTCTAAAAAAATGATCAGCAAAATATGAGGTTTTAATATTTTTACAGAAAATCAATGGTAAATGTTCTGGGGGTGATAGAAAGAATGAGGAAATGGATTTGATTTGTTCTGGAGTGGCTGTGGGACCTAGGAAAGAATGCAATACTCCATTGACTGAGAATGGAAGGAATACCTAGCTGTGCCCAAGTTCAAAGGTCTCGACATTTGAATTTGGGACCCTCAAAATCCACCATCATTGTAAAATTCAGTCACTCCAGCCACTAATTGGGGAGGAGAAATAATCACAACATCGTCATCTTCTTCGGAAGGTTGGGAAGAAGTAGCTACAATGACAGTGGCTGACAGAAGAACAGGTGATGAAGTAGTAGTTGCCGATATAGGAGCCATCGAGGTGGCCACTACAGAGAAGGTAGTAGCCATGGTTGCCAAGGAAGAAGAAGCAACAGTCATGGATGGTGCAGTACTCAAATGAAGAATGGGTTGAGAAGTCGTGGGTGAATTGTCGCTTAGAGAAGAGAGATATGGTTTTGGCTTTGAAATTAGGGAAGGAAACGTTATGTATCCCCAAGAAAAGCGTGCCGTTTTAGCATGGTATAACcaaaatatctttttaaaaaagacATGTGCCAAGCACATGACCTTAAACatataaaatttgtatttttaaacaaaataacaaattttaaaaGGCAATTTTTTGGTAGTAAAATGAGTTCCTTGACTAGAATAAGCCTCGATTGTGAACTAAGTCGATCAGGAGGAGAGTTGAAGTCAAAGACTATGTGAAAAAAGTTGACCAGCGATTATTTTAAGTTGAGCATCAAGATTTTTTACTTGACTCTCAAGCTTAGAGTGGGGAACATGGTGCAAATTTTGGGGAATAAGTTGAAAGACGAACGTAAAAAAGAAAGAAGTAACTACCAAGAGCTGTCTCTATAAATAAGAAGATTGAAATCAACATAGGCATGCATTGCAACCTACTCTAAACACTAAAATTCTGCAAAATTCTGAGTCACACTGACGCACGAAAGAATGGAGTGCTTGTACATGTGAGTGTTGAATGTCATCACTAAATTTTCTCCtattttcttcatttctttttcGTATTTTCTTTTCACTTGTTTTATGATTTCTTTTATTGCAACTTATTTCATTGTTTCATTTTTTCATTATCATTGCACTTTTCATTATTGTTAATTTTATTGGTTATTTCATATTATTATCAAGTTCTTTACTTGTACTAAGTTTATCGATGAAAGCTTTGTAATCTATTGATTCAACAAAAGTACTGATTAAGTAAATTCCAAGTCGAGCTCACTCTTTTAAGAGAGGAGACGTATATGCTCTCCGAATAAGATTTTGATACAAGCTCGTTTTGACACTATCCATCGGAATCGACAAAAAAAACGAGTGAAACATCAAATTGATTatctatataaaatatatattaatgtatacataaatatataatagttaatttaataactattttttttatatgaatatgatactttttatattttatacaaCTATTAAAATGAGTAAATCAGATTAAATTATAGTATACAAGTTTTTTATACcattaattatcaaaattaaactaatgtgAAAAATAAGCATATGATTAtatgaagaacaatgaaaatataAAGGAAAAAATCTACAAAAATAAAATGGATAAAGGGGTAATAGGTGTGTTTGATTGTGAGAGATGAACTATGCAGTAGCAGCTCTGGTTGCTCCACCATCTCCGGTTTCCATTCTTTCGGTATGATATTCTCTCATCTCGTTCTCTATGTTTCTCTCTCTCCGTCTCTCTGTTCATAGTAAGATATTGTTTTCTTCTCTCTGTTTGGATCTCAGTTGAATTCGTTTGCTCCTGTGGAGCTGGAAAATGGGGTGAAGCCCATTCAACCAGACTATAAATGGCGCCTTATTTTGGCTTACGATGGGACTCACTATGCAGGTTTGCttcattctttttcattttttaattctGGGTATTCCATTTCATCCATAAAGCTCTCAACTTGAAAACAGTTTTgacttaggtttttttttttctgtttctctgTCCTGTTGAACCTGGTTGTTCTGTTTTTTGTACCCTTTGCTTGTGTgtgtttgtttttctcattttctctttttcttctgtgACTATTGCATTACTCATTGCCAATAAGATTGCTTTGTTTACTAGTTGTAAGATATAAGGACACAGTGTCTCAAGCATTGTGAATAATTGTTCAATTTCAGTTGATGTCAATAATTTCAAACATTATGCCCATAATAATACAAGTTGAAAGTCCCAAACTTTTTAATCAAGTTTTGATCTTTGATGTAATCATAGCAGTAATCAAATCCTCATTTCCTGGGTTTTGAGCTGTATATAAAGGTGCAATTTTCCAGTACTAATGTATAAAATATGTAATTTAAACATGAATTCTTTGTTGTCCCTGATAGAGTGATGGTTATGTTTTCAGGCTGGCAATATCAGCAATCTCCCCCAACTGTGCAATGCACTGTGGAAAAAGCTTTGATTAAAGCAACAAAGCTTGAAAGGAAGGATCTGCGATTGGTTGGTGCAAGCAGGACCGATACAGGAGTCCACGCCTGGGGTCAGGTCTGACTTTGTTCCTTTCATGTGGTTTCTAGTGGAAGAAACCATTGAAAATTTTATAACTTACCATGCTGCAGGTTGCGCATTTCTTTACGCCATTTAACTACAAAAACTTGGAAGAAATTCATGCGGCTTTGAATGGTCTTCTTCCTACTGATATCCGGGTTAGAGAGATCAGCCCTGCATCAGCTGAATTCCATGCTCGATTTTCTGCCAAAAGTAAGATTTACCATTACAAGATATACAATGATAGCATCATGGATCCTTTCCAGCGGCATTTTGCTTACCATAGTGTGTATAAACTCAATAGCGCTGTCATGCAAGAAGCTGCAAAATATTTTGTTGGGAAGCATGACTTCTCTGCTTTTGCCAATGCATCCCACAATGATCGGGTGCCGGATCCTGTAAAGCACATTTTCCGATTTGAGGTGAAAGAAATGGTACTCATCTTGTTCTTAATCAGTTTCCTCTGGCTTCTGATACTTTTATGTGAAGATTTTAAGGCTTATAAAGCTGATCACTTCAATATCTATTTCTAGGGAGCTCTTTTGCAGGTAGAAGTTGAAGGTTCAGGTTTCTTATATAGACAAGTTCGAAACATGGTAAACATTCTTTCTTGTGACTAATTCTTGCAACTTGGCAAGAGAGATTGTATTCAGATAAGTTTCATGACAGCAATGACTTTTCCAGGTGGCTTTGTTGCTTCAAATTGGCAAGGAAGCTATTCCTCCTGGGATTGTTCCGCATATTTTGGCAAGTAGAGATCGAAAGGAGCTTGCGAAATACTCTCTGTCAGCTCCGCCTCACGGGCTTTGTCTTGTTTCTATCAACTATGATGAAAGTCACCTGTTGCCACCACCAGACTCTCCTGCTTACAGCTATGGTAGACATCATACCATAAGAAAATGCAAGGTTCCATTCTATTAATAATAAAAACTTTGAAAGCAAAACAAACATTCTGAGTATATCATAGGCctgattttgtaacatttatttgatattttttgaGCTGGAGCCTAGATTAGAGATGTAGCTTTTAGGGTGGTTACCATTTTTGAAGATGCAATTCTGATGAGAATTGTGGATTTGCTTTATCCAAAAATGCAATGTATGGATCAGTAGCATTTTGACGTCTATTTTATTCACATTCTAGTCTTTTAAGTTGAAAATCAAGTATTGATATATATTTGcaaagtattttttaaattttaaattaaaatatttttgatgttCTCagaatatatttttactaaacaTTACATTCATTTCAAAATAACTATCACTTTTAACAAAAACCTATACTAAATTGTTCCAACTCACTCAAAgcgcaaaaagaaaaagaaataggaaAAGGAAATAGCCAAACGAACAACATAAAACAAGCAATAATTTACTTATTTATGCTCCCAAAGAGAAAAGGACAATGTCACTAACAAAGGAAATCCTCAACACCTATCATCCATCATGGTAGTTATATAATTTACTTAAAACCATAGGGAGACATTTGGATAACAATTCCTCACAAGTCACAAAGCTGTGGATATTACACCATAGATATAGATTAAAAGCCTGAATAAGAATTCAGTTGGAAGCATAACTACATAAACCCTTAGCAAATTTATTTTACCCTTTGCATGGGGCGGCTCTCCTACAATCATAGGGGCCAACTTAAACACCACTTGGTCAAGGGAAAACTGCTGCTGAAGTCCTTCATGGGCTTGCTATCGTTATGAATAGTACACATGCTCATAATGTCAACAGCAGAAGATTCTTATTTCTCTTATTTATCCACCATTTTTACCTCCATTTCTCCCTAGGAAGAAATCTTAATATTGAGTTTGTGAACATAAGTGTGAGTATGAATCATGCGCAAGGTTCTGCAGCACAGAAACACATTTGAGTCAGCTGAAACGCGAAACAGAAACATAATGCTTTAGGGAGAAGATGATCTGGATACCTGTTCCTGGGAGCGGAAATACATGAAGGGTGTATAATATAAGAAATTAGACACCCTAGAGGTATAAATATCAGCATAcctgaaattgaaataaattaatgCTCATTTTTAAGAAATCAGTATGATATAGATGAAGAGGGCATCAAGAAGAAAGTACATACTTCTCAATTTGTCTCATCAAGTGACTTTTATCCCAGAGACCAGCACGGGATATAAAACCCCACCTGTTGCAGACAAATACAATGGAGTTAATAGCATCCGCGTTGAAAGGTAGAAGAAAGACTCTCCTTTACTTGCCTTGCACAATTAGACAAAAAAATGCCCAATAAAAAAGGTGCCAATTTCTTTACAGCATTTTGAAAGCATAGAGCCAGGATTCCGTTGGACTAGTTTGCATACCATTTATGTTTTCCATGATAACATAACATCATGACAGAGGATCTTTGATATTTTATAGATGCAGACTATTTTAAGCTGAGGACTGTACAGAGTTACCAGTCAAATTCTTTCCCATGGCAAGTCAGTTGCAAAAGTAAGCAAGGTTTGCATATTTAGCCATGAAGCAAGCAGATACGAAGGTACAGCCAAGAGTTTCTGAATCAAATATCAATAATTTTTGCTCACCTTGAATTGAAGAGCTCTCCATCCGCCTCAAGCATTGGAGCAATTTTCTCATCTAGCCTTTGCATAACGATTAATAGCTTTTGCATGCTTTCAGTAAGGTCCTCATCATTCATATTAGTTGCTGCAAGGGTCTTCAAGTACATAGCAAAACTAACTACCATTATTAAAATAGCTAAAATGGCTCACTTTAAAAATAATATGGGATAAGGTAAAAAGCTTTGTAGACATGTAAAGGACAAAACATCCCAAAATCATAGATAATTATTAATTTGGCCTTTTAATGTCACAAGTTTTTATGATATACTAGGATTAATTATAGGGATATTTGAGAAGATTAGTCATTGTATTGGATATCATATTTAGCTTACGAAGGTCAAGGGGATTGATTGAGGCAACAAACTAGTAGTAGGAGCAGAGGTTTGCAACATAGGTCCTAGGAACAATGCCTATATAACGCAAATGAAGATTTTAAATGCCTAGTGCTTTCATTTTTCAACAATGTCAAGAGGTACTCAGCATTAATAAAAATGAAGCTTAAATAGTTTAACACATAATAGGAGAATAGAGCCAAAACTTACTTGTGCAGGCCTGTCATGACTCCGCCTTTGTAGAGCCAGTCGAAGTTGGTTGAAGAGATCCCCTAGAACCTCCTTTTGATTTATAAGTTCCACCAATGATTCTCTATGTATCCGGCTCCCAATGAGGGCATTGTACTGCAGTTTTAACATTTGAAAACCAAATCATGACATTTCATAATAGGATCCAGTCAAGCCACACTATGCTCATCTTATTGCTCTTTTCCATAGAGAAATAAGATCAGGAAAGCTTTCATAGTTTAACTTTCTTTGCTCAGAAAAATTATCAGAACATAAACTGATTGAACCAACCtcatcttccaattctcgacaaATCAATGCTGTTCGCCATCGCAAATGAACCTTGGATTGACTGACATCAGTGTAAATATGGTCACCAACATACAATATCTCATCTCCATGAATATTGAGAGAATTTTCAACCATCTGTGCACTTCCCCCCGAGTACAAACCACCTGCAGAAGATATGAGATCATGTACATGTAGTCAAATCATGTGGAACGTAAATGTAGCACATCAATAATTCAATGAATGACTGTGATCTAAATAGTAAACATATCCACATTCTATGACTAATGCTCCATGACTATTTATTGTAACACATAAGGAAACAACAGTTGACCGAAAGATCATCTGTGACCAAAATTTATAATGATTTTGGCTGTGTTACAAGAATCAGTACAAGTATATAACTAAATATATAAGACTAGGTGTCTATTTAACGctgacttttttttctttttctccttttttgaaGAATGTAACAGACTTCATAAAACAATGGGAATATTCATCAGACCCTAGCCACTTCATAAAAAGAATGTAACAGTTTACCAATTATACTAATTACCTGTTTGAGCCTTGAAGCAAGGTTTCATCAGACCCTCGCCTGTCACCACTTCATACATGGGATGTGACGTTTGGAAAAACTCTGGTTTTCTTGCTGACACAATTACCTAACCATCAAAAAGGAAAACATCCATTAGTGCAAAATTTATTTCATAATAAGACAAGACATGAAGAAAACGGTATTTTTCTTTCCTCCAATGTCAAGACAATAATTTCTTTTGTAAATTATTCAAGAACAAAATCCCAGGAAAAAAGCAATAGGAATGGTCTAGTGGTGAGGGTAATGGGTAGTAGTAGTAGTATGAGAATGAGATCCTAGGTTTAGACCTCACTGCTGCCAATGTACCAAAAAGAATTAAGGAAGAAGTAACCAACATGAACTTACAATGTCAAATAAATTTTGTCCGTATAAAGATAATCTGAATTGGTAATAAGCAGAAGTTTTTTGCCAGCCTGTTTCATGACAAGAACAGACTAAGTAGTAGAAGAGCATCACGTCTATGCAAACAATAACACATTACAGGCAATACCTCCTTCTGATCCAGAAGTGCCAACGGTAACTCTGGGTCGGGCTCCACAAACTGTTCTGGCTTAGACATGATCTCACTCTGCATAAATTCCACAAGTCATTTGGAGTTAACAAAGTTCACCATTAAAGCACCATACAGGGGAAAGAAAAACTGGCACGAGGTGTTCACCTTAAGGCGACCTTCAACATGCGCCCAGAAGAGAGCTTTTCCAACAGCCTGAGATTTATGCTAATTGTAAGGAATAAACATCTCTaatcaaagataaataaaatt is from Arachis ipaensis cultivar K30076 chromosome B01, Araip1.1, whole genome shotgun sequence and encodes:
- the LOC107635550 gene encoding uncharacterized protein LOC107635550 isoform X1, with the translated sequence MNYAVAALVAPPSPVSILSLNSFAPVELENGVKPIQPDYKWRLILAYDGTHYAGWQYQQSPPTVQCTVEKALIKATKLERKDLRLVGASRTDTGVHAWGQVAHFFTPFNYKNLEEIHAALNGLLPTDIRVREISPASAEFHARFSAKSKIYHYKIYNDSIMDPFQRHFAYHSVYKLNSAVMQEAAKYFVGKHDFSAFANASHNDRVPDPVKHIFRFEVKEMGALLQVEVEGSGFLYRQVRNMVALLLQIGKEAIPPGIVPHILASRDRKELAKYSLSAPPHGLCLVSINYDESHLLPPPDSPAYSYGRHHTIRKCKVPFY
- the LOC107635550 gene encoding uncharacterized protein LOC107635550 isoform X2 — translated: MNYAVAALVAPPSPVSILSLNSFAPVELENGVKPIQPDYKWRLILAYDGTHYAGWQYQQSPPTVQCTVEKALIKATKLERKDLRLVGASRTDTGVHAWGQVAHFFTPFNYKNLEEIHAALNGLLPTDIRVREISPASAEFHARFSAKSKIYHYKIYNDSIMDPFQRHFAYHSVYKLNSAVMQEAAKYFVGKHDFSAFANASHNDRVPDPVKHIFRFEGALLQVEVEGSGFLYRQVRNMVALLLQIGKEAIPPGIVPHILASRDRKELAKYSLSAPPHGLCLVSINYDESHLLPPPDSPAYSYGRHHTIRKCKVPFY
- the LOC107612563 gene encoding LOW QUALITY PROTEIN: 5'-nucleotidase domain-containing protein 4 (The sequence of the model RefSeq protein was modified relative to this genomic sequence to represent the inferred CDS: deleted 1 base in 1 codon; substituted 1 base at 1 genomic stop codon), with protein sequence MFSAEVFGVFTVHGADVSPAPATATNTNYTSCFKKPAPSSHSVVNTVRFPKASSATLCRCSVDSKSAVGGEVFSVTPSGKSDVDYLGESTKGDLNVKLEHLEAFGIDGNGALEGPIEEVARAETIEAEDLLKDLGIPSPSSARNSPRGIFCSRTLNLRSISAIGYDMDYTLVHYNVMAWEGRAYDYCMENLRNMGYPVDGLAFDPDLVIRGLVIDKEKGNLVKADRFGYIKRAMHGTRMLSTRAVSEMYGRELVDLRKESRWEFLNTLFSVSEAVAYMQMVDRLDDGTIPADLGPLDYKGLYKAVGKALFWAHVEGRLKSEIMSKPEQFVEPDPELPLALLDQKEAGKKLLLITNSDYLYTDKRFLHVLSYYEINFALMDVFLFDGXVIVSARKPEFFQTSHPMYEVVTGEGLMKPCFKAQTGGLYSGGSAQMVENSLNIHGDEILYVGDHIYTDVSQSKVHLRWRTALICRELEDEYNALIGSRIHRESLVELINQKEVLGDLFNQLRLALQRRSHDRPAQTLAATNMNDEDLTESMQKLLIVMQRLDEKIAPMLEADGELFNSRWGFISRAGLWDKSHLMRQIEKYADIYTSRVSNFLYYTPFMYFRSQEQNLAHDSYSHLCSQLNIKISS